The genomic segment ATTAAATTTATTAAGAAATGACTTAGAAGAGCTTGACATTATATATACTGTTGATGTAGTTGATTTTTATAAAATATCTAAAGAAGAATTAAAAAATAATATAATAAATGATGGAATAGTTATTTTTGATAGAAACAGTATTCAGCAGCAAGTTCAGTCATGCTTCCCTCGCAAAGGGGACAGACAATTGTAGAAGACTTGTATTAAATAAATGTTTAGTGCAGTGTTTTTTGTTGAAGAAATTTGTTCCACTAACTAATAAAATGTGTTAAACTACGATGGTATTTAAGAATTAACCATAGAGATGGGCTATGGTGGTTGTAGGTTTTCCCACCTTGGGCTATTGGTAAAGATTTTACTATATAGTCTAAGGGGGTGGTATTGGATATGCTAGAACTTATCATAGAAGGTATATTTATTGTATATATTACTAAATTGATATTAAAAAATAACCTTTTCATTTCAAATATAAAAATTAAGAGTAAGTTTCTTGGTTTAGATATAGAGGTTAACAGCAAAGAGAAAAAGCACCCATCCAGCGAAGATTAGTGCTTTAAACTCTTATTTAACAATTAATTTAAGTTAAAAATCTAATAGCCCTAAAACATAAAAACGTTCTAGGAGTAGCTTAGTGTTACCAGCACTAAGCTTTTCTTATTTATATTATATCAAATTTTAAATAAAAATAAACATTTATTTTTAAGAAAGTGAGTCACAAGTTCCTCACTAGCACCCCGAGATCCAAAAATTTAGCAAGTCGCTCACAAGTTCCCGACTAGCACCCCTGGGGGAAACAGGATTTTCCAAGTACAAGTATTGCACTAGCAAGTTCAGTCATGCTTCCCTCACAAAGGGGTCAGGCTCTTGTGAAAGATTACCAAATCAAAGAGTTGCACTAAAGGATTATTTAGTGCATTTTTTGTTTTAAGCGAATAGTTTTTAGGATATAATATACCTAATAAATAGAAATAAAGAGGTGAGTGGATTGCCAGAAATAAGCCTATTTTTTGGAATAAGAATTACTATAAATTATAATGATTATGTACCACCACATTTTTATGCTGAATATAATGGTGAAAAGGCATTGGTAGATATTATTAATGGTAGAGTTATGAAAGGATATTTGCCTAAGAGACAATTGAAATTGGTTTTAGCTTGGGCTGAAATTCACAAGGATGAATTGATGCAAAACTGGGAATTGGCTAGAAGTCACCAAGCATTATATAGAATAGCACCATTGAGTTAGGAGGATGTTTAAATGGAATATATGCCAGAAGTTATTCAAGTAAGACCAACAAATGATTTCAAAGTTTATGTTTATTTTGATGATGGTTCAATTAAGCTATATGATGCTAAGGAGTTAATAAATAAAGGTATATTTACTAAAGTTAAGGATATAAATGTTTTTAAGGAAACTTGTACTGTTTTAAATGGAACACTGGCTTGGGATTTGGATGGTAATTATAATGAAAATACATGTTTAGATATTGATCCGTTTGAGATATATGAAAATTCTCCAGATGTAGATGAGTAGCAAGTTTAGTCATTCTGTCCTCACAAAGGGGTCAGACCCTTGTGGAAATTTAACAGGTACAAGCATTGCACTAAGTTAAAGTTTAGTGCAATTTTTTTTGTTTTAAGGTTATTATGTATGGTGTATAATTAAGATAATAGATATTTAGAAGAGGTGGAATAATTATGAGCAAAGGTTTGTTAGATCCTAAAGTAGATTTTGTATTTAAAAATATATTTGGCTCTGAGAAAAATCCTGAAATATTAATATCGTTTCTAAATGCTACTTTAAAGCCTAAGAATATAATAACAAGTGTTAAGATAAAAGGTAATGACATTGCAAAGCAATTTATAGAAGATAAATATTCTAGATTAGATGTAAAAGCAACCACAAGTAATAATGAAATAATTAATATAGAAATACAACTAAAAAATGAACATAATATGATAAAAAGAAGTATGTATTATTTAAGTAAAATGTATGAAGAGCAGTTAGGAGAAGGTGAAGACTACTCAAAGCTTGGACGAACGGTTTGTATAAACATTTTAAATTTTAAGTATTTAAAAACTGAACGTTTTCATACAGCATATAGACTTAAGGAGATAGAAACTAATGAAGAATTGACAGACATAATAGAAATGCATTTTATTGAAATTCCTAAATTAGAAGAAAATAGTGATGAAAAAGATTTATTAGTTGCATGGACTGAATTTTTAAAAGATCCAGAAAGTGAAAAGGTAAGAAGTCTTGAAATGACAGTAGAAGAAATAAGACGTGCAAAAGATCAACTAGTAAGAATGAGTAATGATGCTGAGCAGAGAGAGATTTACGAGATGAGAGCTAAAATATTAAAGGATAAGGTAAGTGCACTTAATAAGGCAAAAGAAGAAGGTAGGGAAGAAGGAAAAATAGAAATGGCGATAGAGATGCTAAAGGATGGAGAGCCAATAGAAAAAATAATTAAGTACTCAAAGCTTGATGAAAGTGAAATTTTGGAACTTAAAAAGAAGATATAGCAAGTGAGTCACAAGTTCCTCACTAGCACCCCTGAGGTCCAAAATTTTACAAGTACAAGCATTGCACTAAGTGATTATTTAGTGCAATTTTTATTGTTTAAGAAAAATAGTTTATGGGATATAATATAAATAAATGAATGAATGAGGTGAACAACATGCCAGTTATTACAAGATTTTATGGGATAGTAGTAAAGATGTATCCAAATGATCATACACCACCATATTTTCATGCAATATATGGAGAATATGTTGGTGTTATAGATATAAATACATTAGAAATGATAGAAGGTTATTTATCAAATAGAGCTTTAAAATTAGTAAAAGAATGGGCTGAGAAATATCAAAAAGATTTGATAGATATGTGGAATACTAAATTATTTAGGAAGTTAGATGGCTTAGAATAATAATTATGAATAATCCTAAAATAAAGAAAATAAAGATAGATTCTCAGCAATATATTTTAATAGTTTTATTTGATAATGGAATACTTAAAGAGATTGATTTTAAAGAAAAACTGCAAGATGATTTCTACAGTGATTTAAAAAATAAGATGTTATTTGAACAAGCACAAGTTGATATTGGTGGTTATGGTGTAAGCTGGAATGAGGATATTGATATTAGTGAATATGAACTTTGGAATATTGGGAAAGTTATTAGCAATGAGTCCATTTTATTCTAGTTAGCAACCTCAGCCCTTCGGACAAGTCGCTCTTAAACTTCCTACTAGCAACCCTGGGGGAAACAAAAATTAGCAAGTGAGTCACAAGTTCCTTACTAGCACCCCAGAGATCCAAAATTTTAATTGATGGTACGCCAAGCAAGGGGGGAATAGCCGAAGCAAGTCGCTCGCAAACTCTCGACTAGCAACCCTGGTGGAAACAGGATTTTCCAGGTACAAGTAGTTGCACTAAATGAATTATTTGGTGCAATTTTTTGTTTTAAGGAAATTGGTTATAGGGTATAATTACACTATAGACAAATTGAAAGGATGTTAAAGATAATGTTATTTGAGCGAAATATTACATTTTCCGATGTTGTACCTCAATTAGAAATAAATAAATTAATTATATTGATAAAAAGATTATTGCCAGATGTTGTATTTAATATGGCGAGCTTAGAAGGAAATCCATTTACATATCCAGAAGTACAAACACTTTTAGATGGAATAACAATTGGCGGTCATAGATTAAGTGATGAGCAACAAGTTCATCGTATAAAAGAAGGTTGGAATTTATTATTTGAAATGGTGAGGAAAGATAATATAACAATAGGGAAAGAACTTTTTAATGATTTCAATAAAATAATCGCAAAAGATGAAGCATTAATATGTGGGCAATTTAGAACAGGACAGGTTAGGATTGGTGGAACAGATTTTATGCCACCCAAATATGATGAATTAGAAGTTATATTTGCTACTGAATTGCCACAAATTATAGATAGATGTAAGACAAAGACGGATTTAGCATTTGAAATGTTCCTATGGGGGGCTTTAAATAAATTTTATTATGATGGAAATAAGAGAACATCAAGATTAGTATGTAACTATATATTGATTTCTAATGGCCAAGGAGTATTAAATGTTAAAGCTAAAGATAGATTAGAATTTAATACTTTGATGTTAGAATTTTATAATACTAGAAAAGCAGATAATATTGTGGAGTTTTTCTATAAAAAATGTTTGGAAAGATATATATAGCAACTTCACTCTCAAGCTACCTATTAGTACTTTTAAATCACATGTATTTAATGTATATCATGTATGGTTAATAAAAAATCATGTCTGCTTTTTGTTTCATTACAATGTGATTTAGGCTATAATAAAAATATATTAGTATATAATTTATTAAATAAGGGGCTGATATAAATGCATATAGAAGAAAATAGAATGTTTACTTTAGAAGAATATGAGAAGTTACAACATAAATATAAATATAATATAGAGTTCATAAATGGAGATGTTGTTCTTCATTCTAAAACCTCTGTTAAACATAATGAGATAGTAAATAATATTCAATTTAAGCTTATGAGCTACTTAACTAATAGTAAATGTAAAGTATATACTGAGCAAATAGAAATAAAATTTCATAATGATAAGGATATAATAAATATATTTCCAGATGTATTTGTAATGTGTGAAGATGGAAAAAAAGTTGGAGAAAGCTTCGTATCTCCACCAAAGATAATATTCGAAGTGGTTTCTCCTAATTATTCAGGACATGATTATATAACCAAACTTCAAATATATCAAAGGTATGGAGTTTTAGAATATGTAATAGTTGAGCAGACAGGTGAGATGATTCAGTATAATCTGGTAGATGGCGTATTTAAGCCTTCTATAAATGAGTATTACTCCAGTAATATTTTTGAAGGATTATTTATTAAAACAGAAGAAATATTAGAATAGTTAGTTGAGTCATGTTTCACTCAAAAAAGAGTTAGAACCTTATGAAAAATTACCAATTACAAGTATTACACTAAGTGAATTGTTTAGTGCAATTTTTTATTTTAAGGAAATTGGTTATAGGGTATAATAGGAATAAAGTTAATGTTAGATGTGAATATGTATTAGATAGGAAGTGAAGCTCATGTGTAAATTAAATCCAAAAGTAGATTTTGCATTTAAAAAGCTCTTTGGAAGTGAGGAAAATAAATGCATATTAATTTCATTTATAAATTCCATAATATCAGAAGAAAATCAAATAAAAAATATAGAGCTAAAAAACCCATATAATATTTCAAATTATAGAAAAGGTAAAATGACAATCCTTGATATAAAAGCAGTAGATGAAAAAGGCATATGGTATGATATAGAAATGCAAATAGCAGAACAAGGATATTATGATAAAAGAGCACTTTATTATTGGTCAAAGGTGTATTCTGATCAAATTGAAAGTGGAGATGATTTTGAACTTTTAAGAAAGACAATAGGAATAAATATATTAGATTTTAATTATCTAAAAGAAGAAGATTTTCATAATATTTATAGAATGTATAATGAAAAAACAAAAGAAGAATTTTCAGATTTATTTGAGATGCACTTTATAGAATTAAATAAATTTAAGAAGGATTATAAAGATATAAAAACAGCATTAGATAGATGGGTTAGCTTTTTAAATAGAGCTTATGAAATAGATAAAGATGAAATACCCAAAGAATTAGGAGAAGATGAGAATATAAAAATAGCTATAGAAAAATTAGACATAATGTATTTAGATAAAGAAGAAAGAGAAATATATGAAAATGATTTAAAGGCTTTACGTATACATAAGGCAGAAATTAAGACAGCGGAAGAAAATGGTATTAAAAAAGGAAGAGAAGAAGGAGAAAAGAAAAAAGCTTTTGAGATAGCTAAAAATTTATTAGATGTTTTGGATAATGAAACTATAGCAATTAAAACCGGATTGACTATAGATGAAATAGAAAAGTTAAGATACAACTAGTAGCAAGTGAGTAACAAGTTCCTCACTAGCACCCCAGAGATCCAAAATTTTAATTGATGGTACGCCAAGCAAGGGGGGAATAGCCGAAGCAAGTCGCTCGCAAACTCTCGACTAGCAACCCTGGCGGAAACAGGATTTTCCAGGTACAAGTAGTTGCACTAAATGAATTATTTGGTGCAATTTTTTGTTTTAAGGAAATTGGTTATAGGGTATAATTACACTATAGACAGATTGAAAGGATGTTAAAGATAATGTTATTCTCAAGCTACCTATTAGTACTTTTAAATCACATGTATTTTAAGTGAATAACTTTTTCGAATCCCTTTCCATATAAATAAACAAAAGTTTTAGGAACAAAAATAAAGACCAGCTTTTCATTTGAATTAGTTATGTTAGTTTCTTCTACTGACCACTTTTCTATAGGTCCATGAAAAGAAACATCTGTTATCACTCCAGTATCAGCATAAGGAATAAATTTTGTAACCTCTTTTGGAACCCAAAAAAGTACTCTGTAATGATACAATCCATCTCTTCCTATTATTTTATCATATGATAGAGTTGCTCTTTTTTCAGTATAATTACTTTTACTTGAGTTATTATTATTTAAACTTGAGTCTGAAATTGAGAAAATACTAGCATATCTTAGCAATGGAGGGCAGAGATTTATAGGGAGGAAGATGAATACTAGTATACATAAGAATAGTGATATTAGTATAAAGTTATTTTTATGTTTTTTAATCATTCAAAAAACCCCTTATTATTCCTTAATATCTAGTATTTTAAACCAATTTATATTTTTTATACTATTGAAAAAGACCCGTTACAACAAAGTAACGAGCCTTTTAATTTTATGCTACATCAATTTTAGTAACAGTTTTCTCTGTCAATTTAGCTTCTGATTTTTTTACTAAAGCTCCAGAAGAACTGAAGAAGACGTTCTTTTGAATAATTATGTCCATTAGAGAATTTACCTCAGCAGGAGTAACATCAGGTTTAACTCCGCTGATGCTGAAGTTGCTTTTTAATCCATTTTCAGTTATAAAAGTCATTGCTAAAACATATTCCATAATTTAAATCCCCCTAAAATTTTATTTATAGTAGTTAAAGATTGATTATAAGATGAAGGATAAGAGAAAGTACCTTTTTAAATATTAAGTAAACTAAGAATTACTTAAAGTTTAATATATATTTTGAAAGGAAAGCTTAATGTTTAAATGTGCTGTTTTTATTCTTGAGTAAGACTTGAAGATTCATTTAATAAAGTAGATCTTGTACCAGTGGACATGACACTCTTAATTGCTTCTCCTACTGCATATGCATTTTCTGGAGCTACGTCAGTCCTCACATTTGCGAAACTTTTCTTGCTATAGATTGGGTCGCCGGCTTTATCCAATCCACTTTGAACCTCGATACTTAAAGATGTAGTTTTAATTTGTTTTGCTACTGCCATATTTTCTTACCTCCTAAATTTTGTTCTCATATTGTATATACACAAAAATTGATTTTTATAAAGGGTAATTTGAAAATTTTTTTAAAATTTATTTTTTATTTCAGATTTTGAACTTCGTTATCACATGAAGTATCAATGACAACACCTAGTTTAGTAGAAATTATAGTATTTAATTTGTTTATTGAAGATGAAAGAGTGGAGAGTTGTTTTTCAAGGCGAAATAGTAAATAAGCGCACACTGCTATAGGAAATCCAGCATTAGTAATAAGGCTCATCATATCGTTAATTCCCATAATTCATTACCTCCAACAATACAACTTTTTAATTTTTTTAAAGCTTTTTTCTTTCTTTTTAAAGCTGTCATATATGATACATTCTCATGATAAGCATAATTTGTAAGGGTATTTTTCATAAAAAAGACAAAGTTTATTAAATACCTCTCTGAATCGCTTAAATTATTTTTTATTGCAGATAATAGTTTAATGTTCTCATATTCAAGATTCATACTTTCATCTTCCATATCATTACTTAGAGAAGTATTACACTCAATATCATCACTTAAAGAGAAATATCCATCAATATCTTTTCGATTATCGTATCTTTTTAGTAGAACAAGTAGATTATTTTTTATGGAATTTGTGGCATAGGCAACAAAACGATGAGTATTTAAATCGTACTTAGCTATGCAGTAAAAAAGCATTAAGAAGCACTCATTTTTGATATCGCATTTTTCATAACCATGGATAAATGTTCTCATAGATAAGGAATTTATAAGTGGAGTAAATTCCTTAATTAAATTTTCTTTAGCTTTAAGGTCACCACCCTTAGCCTTTGAGGCTAAGTGTTCAATATAATCATAATTCACATATAATCCCTCCTAAAAATTACTTTTCATAAGAGATATACAGAAAAAAAGATTTTTATAAACACTTTGGGAACAAATTTTAAGAAAAAATTTAAAAAAATATATATTGCAAAAATAATTCTTCATGATAATTCTAAAAATATTACAAGAATTTTAACCGTAATTGTGAATTGCAACATATATAGGATATTAGGTATGTACAATATGGATATCAAATTTGAAAATTGGATATTCATATTTATAATTTCGATAAGTTATAACATAAATCTAGGTTATATTCTGTTTATCTATAATGTATGTTAAGTTGTGTATTTAAAATATATATTGCAAAAATAATTCTAATTATAAAAATATTTAAAGAATTTTAACTGCAATTGTGAATTGTGAATTGAGTAAAGAAGAAAGATGAGAAAATAGAAGCTAGAAATTTATCTAGTCTTCTACCTATATAAATTTTTTGATTTTTTTGATATATAAATACGAATAAAATCCTCAAAGATTAAAAGATCTTTAAGAGTAATCTTATCGTTTTCCAATAATTTTGCTAGTGTTTTTACTTTATTGGCCTTTTTAGAATAACGTATTTTAGGTTTTGTCTTATTTAAATTAGCAGAAGAATCAACGCTAATTAAGTTTTCATATTGATCAAAACCAAGAAGAAAGTCTGTAGTGACATTATAGTATGAGGCTAAGCGTTTCAAGTGATCATATATTGGTGCTGCTTTACCAGTTTCCCATTTAGAAAGCATGCTTCCAGTAATATTAATATCAAATGTTTTATTTATCTCAGAAGCTAGCTGATCTAGAGTAATATTCTTTTTTAATCGCAAGTTCTTAAGGATTATACCTGTTATATTCATATTTCTCCTCCATAATGTAAAAGATTACTTTGGAGATAAGTATACAACTATAAGTGACAAAAAGCAAGAAAATAATTTGAAAAAAATTCCAAAATAATCATTGACACGTATAGCTGCAGGCGTATAATTAAATTAACGGTGGCAACTTAAACAAAATGTTGTTACGACAAAATTATATAAGGGGGAATATAGTATGTCAAAGTCACAAGCTCAATATAATAAATTTAAGGAATTCTTATTGGTGAATAACATCAAACAAAGTGAGTTAGCAGAACACATTGGCAGATCAAGTTCTTTTGTTAACAATGCGTTAAATGGAAGAGGCGCAAGATTTACTTCAGAAGATTTAAACGCAATAAGATGCTTATTTAATATTAAAATAGGTGAATATTTTTAATATACGCGTTTTGTAAACGATGACATAAAGGTATTTACGTTTAGGGGGGAAGTATGGAAGAAAGAGATTTAAAATTCATTTATGGGAATGAGATAGGGATAATATTAGGTATAAATGCAAAGAAAACAATAAAAGAATTATATGAAGAGAAGTTAAAAAAAGGTCAGAGTAGACATATAAATCTTAAGGAAGAATATGAAGAAATTTATTGGTTTAATACTTTAAAGGAGATTTTATGTAAAGAATTCACCATAAGAAGTGGTAAGAAGGTAAGAAAAGAATTAAAAACAATTATTGATGAAGAATATGAATTTATGTGTTGTAAAGTAGATAGAAGAATAGTTGGTGAAAACTCTATTTTACTTTGTAGCATATATAATGGAATTAACTTTGATGAAGAAATAAATAAAAATGTTTTTCTTGAATGTCAACATAATATGAGAGTTACAAAAGCCGATAAATGCTATTTTGCATGTTTAATAAACAGCAGAAAATTTGTATTTAAAGAGATACATAGAGATGAAAAGGTGATTTCAAAGATAGTTAATGAAGAAAAAGTATTTTTTTATGATCATATCTTAAAGGAAATTTCACCTAGGTAACTAAAAATATAGATAAATAGCCCATATACCGGAGTTTAGTTATGGCTGTTTATCTATATTTATATAGTTTAAGGAATTACTTTACTTTTTTGAGAATTATAGAACTATTAAATCTGAATATATTTACCAATTGTGAGTACAGCTTATAATATACATCGCAAAAATAATTCTTCATGATGATTGTAAAAATACTGCAAGAATTTTAGCTGCAATTGTGAATTGTGAATTGTAAATTGTGAATTGCAAAATGTGAATTGTGCATCGTGAATTACAGAAATGTGCATTGCAGCATATGTACCATTTAAGTTAGGTTGAAGAGGATAAAATGAGCGAAAAATAAATCTAAAAGGGAGTACTGAATACTTTAAGTAAAAATTAGGTAGGGGACGATATTTATGAAGGGGATAGAGTGGATTAAGCTAAATACAAATATGTGTGAAGATGAAACAATGAGATTAATTGACTCACTGCCATTAAGAGATTCTGCAAATTATGTATGGATAAGACTGCTTTTACAGGCAGGAAAGGTTAATGATGGTGGACTAATATATTTAAAAAAAGACGTGCCTTATACTAAAGAAATGCTGTCTATATTATTTAACAGACCATTAGATATTATAGAAAAGGTTCTAGAGATATTAGAATCTTTTAAGCTTATTAAAATATATGAAAATAACATAATAAAAATATGTAACTGGGAAAAACATCAAAATATTGAAGGAATGAAAAGAGTAAAAGAGGGTACTCGTGAAAGAGTTAAAAACTTTAGAGAGAGAAAGAAAAAAGAAAAGGAACTTGTAGAGAATAAATTAAATGCTGATGAAGCTTGTAATAATGCCATAGATGAAGGAAGTGACACTAATAAAATTGGCAAAAATAAAAACTGTAACGCAAATGTAACGCTACAGAAAGAGAAGAGAGAAGAAGATAAAGAACACAAGAAAAAGAATATAGATAAAAAAGAGAATAAAGAAAAAAATAAGATAAATGATGTTGCTTTAACAAAGGAAGATGATGAAACTTGTGATAAAGCTCATAAACAGACTAAAATTGTCTCTTCGTCTCATGATGAAATAAAATCACAGGCTCTTAGAATTATAAAAACTTTAGAAGAAGATAATAAAATCATAAGAGGGGTTACTTTAAGCTGGGTAATAAAAGCGTTAACGATTCATAAAGAAAAGTATATAGAAATGGCTGTTAGAGAGGCTATAGAAAGGAATAAGCTTGATATAAATTATATTAATGGTATCCTTAAGAACTGGCTTAAGGAAGGATATCCCAAAGACTATGAAGATATGGAGTTTAATAATTGTAATGCAGGCAATTCATCAGCTGTTAAAGAAAAACCAAAACTTAGATTTATCAACTTTGAGCCTAGGCAGTATGATTATGATGACTTAGAGAAGAAACTTCTAGGATGGATAGAAGATAGTTAATAAGGGGGAATGGTTAATGAGATATGTTAAAGGAATTGATATATCAAATAACAATGCAAGTATTGATTTTGATAAAGTTGCAGAAGATGACATAGAATACGTCTATATGAAAGCTACTGAAGGGAAGACTTTTCAAGACAATAGATTAGAGGAATTTTATAATTCATGTAAAAGTAGTGGATTAAAGGTTGGAGCTTATCATTTTTTAGTTAGTACAAGCTCTCCAGAGGCTCAAGCAGAAAACTTTTATAGAAAGGTTAAAGGCTATGAATGGGACATGATTCCTATGCTTGATATTGAATCTGAATTTGATGAATTGTGTGATTATATAATAAGATTTATAAATGCATTTAAGGAATTAAGTCCTCTTCAATTAGGAATCTACTCTTATACAGGATTTTTATCAAATATAGAGGAGATAAAAAGTATAA from the Clostridium beijerinckii genome contains:
- a CDS encoding nucleotidyltransferase domain-containing protein, whose protein sequence is MFGLKEIIIVNINTVLSKYDEIEKALIFGSRSRGNYKKTSDIDIAVFSHNMTSSRLNLLRNDLEELDIIYTVDVVDFYKISKEELKNNIINDGIVIFDRNSIQQQVQSCFPRKGDRQL
- a CDS encoding Rpn family recombination-promoting nuclease/putative transposase gives rise to the protein MSKGLLDPKVDFVFKNIFGSEKNPEILISFLNATLKPKNIITSVKIKGNDIAKQFIEDKYSRLDVKATTSNNEIINIEIQLKNEHNMIKRSMYYLSKMYEEQLGEGEDYSKLGRTVCINILNFKYLKTERFHTAYRLKEIETNEELTDIIEMHFIEIPKLEENSDEKDLLVAWTEFLKDPESEKVRSLEMTVEEIRRAKDQLVRMSNDAEQREIYEMRAKILKDKVSALNKAKEEGREEGKIEMAIEMLKDGEPIEKIIKYSKLDESEILELKKKI
- a CDS encoding DUF2442 domain-containing protein, yielding MNNPKIKKIKIDSQQYILIVLFDNGILKEIDFKEKLQDDFYSDLKNKMLFEQAQVDIGGYGVSWNEDIDISEYELWNIGKVISNESILF
- a CDS encoding phage replisome organizer N-terminal domain-containing protein is translated as MKGIEWIKLNTNMCEDETMRLIDSLPLRDSANYVWIRLLLQAGKVNDGGLIYLKKDVPYTKEMLSILFNRPLDIIEKVLEILESFKLIKIYENNIIKICNWEKHQNIEGMKRVKEGTRERVKNFRERKKKEKELVENKLNADEACNNAIDEGSDTNKIGKNKNCNANVTLQKEKREEDKEHKKKNIDKKENKEKNKINDVALTKEDDETCDKAHKQTKIVSSSHDEIKSQALRIIKTLEEDNKIIRGVTLSWVIKALTIHKEKYIEMAVREAIERNKLDINYINGILKNWLKEGYPKDYEDMEFNNCNAGNSSAVKEKPKLRFINFEPRQYDYDDLEKKLLGWIEDS
- a CDS encoding Uma2 family endonuclease, whose translation is MHIEENRMFTLEEYEKLQHKYKYNIEFINGDVVLHSKTSVKHNEIVNNIQFKLMSYLTNSKCKVYTEQIEIKFHNDKDIINIFPDVFVMCEDGKKVGESFVSPPKIIFEVVSPNYSGHDYITKLQIYQRYGVLEYVIVEQTGEMIQYNLVDGVFKPSINEYYSSNIFEGLFIKTEEILE
- a CDS encoding DUF4160 domain-containing protein codes for the protein MPEISLFFGIRITINYNDYVPPHFYAEYNGEKALVDIINGRVMKGYLPKRQLKLVLAWAEIHKDELMQNWELARSHQALYRIAPLS
- a CDS encoding DUF2922 domain-containing protein, with protein sequence MEYVLAMTFITENGLKSNFSISGVKPDVTPAEVNSLMDIIIQKNVFFSSSGALVKKSEAKLTEKTVTKIDVA
- a CDS encoding DUF1659 domain-containing protein yields the protein MAVAKQIKTTSLSIEVQSGLDKAGDPIYSKKSFANVRTDVAPENAYAVGEAIKSVMSTGTRSTLLNESSSLTQE
- a CDS encoding Fic family protein — translated: MLFERNITFSDVVPQLEINKLIILIKRLLPDVVFNMASLEGNPFTYPEVQTLLDGITIGGHRLSDEQQVHRIKEGWNLLFEMVRKDNITIGKELFNDFNKIIAKDEALICGQFRTGQVRIGGTDFMPPKYDELEVIFATELPQIIDRCKTKTDLAFEMFLWGALNKFYYDGNKRTSRLVCNYILISNGQGVLNVKAKDRLEFNTLMLEFYNTRKADNIVEFFYKKCLERYI
- a CDS encoding DUF2442 domain-containing protein is translated as MEYMPEVIQVRPTNDFKVYVYFDDGSIKLYDAKELINKGIFTKVKDINVFKETCTVLNGTLAWDLDGNYNENTCLDIDPFEIYENSPDVDE
- a CDS encoding helix-turn-helix domain-containing protein — protein: MNITGIILKNLRLKKNITLDQLASEINKTFDINITGSMLSKWETGKAAPIYDHLKRLASYYNVTTDFLLGFDQYENLISVDSSANLNKTKPKIRYSKKANKVKTLAKLLENDKITLKDLLIFEDFIRIYISKKSKNLYR
- a CDS encoding YvrJ family protein; the encoded protein is MGINDMMSLITNAGFPIAVCAYLLFRLEKQLSTLSSSINKLNTIISTKLGVVIDTSCDNEVQNLK
- a CDS encoding helix-turn-helix domain-containing protein; the protein is MNYDYIEHLASKAKGGDLKAKENLIKEFTPLINSLSMRTFIHGYEKCDIKNECFLMLFYCIAKYDLNTHRFVAYATNSIKNNLLVLLKRYDNRKDIDGYFSLSDDIECNTSLSNDMEDESMNLEYENIKLLSAIKNNLSDSERYLINFVFFMKNTLTNYAYHENVSYMTALKRKKKALKKLKSCIVGGNELWELTI
- a CDS encoding helix-turn-helix domain-containing protein, translating into MSKSQAQYNKFKEFLLVNNIKQSELAEHIGRSSSFVNNALNGRGARFTSEDLNAIRCLFNIKIGEYF
- a CDS encoding DUF4160 domain-containing protein, which translates into the protein MPVITRFYGIVVKMYPNDHTPPYFHAIYGEYVGVIDINTLEMIEGYLSNRALKLVKEWAEKYQKDLIDMWNTKLFRKLDGLE
- a CDS encoding YqaJ viral recombinase family protein, translated to MEERDLKFIYGNEIGIILGINAKKTIKELYEEKLKKGQSRHINLKEEYEEIYWFNTLKEILCKEFTIRSGKKVRKELKTIIDEEYEFMCCKVDRRIVGENSILLCSIYNGINFDEEINKNVFLECQHNMRVTKADKCYFACLINSRKFVFKEIHRDEKVISKIVNEEKVFFYDHILKEISPR
- a CDS encoding Rpn family recombination-promoting nuclease/putative transposase; the encoded protein is MCKLNPKVDFAFKKLFGSEENKCILISFINSIISEENQIKNIELKNPYNISNYRKGKMTILDIKAVDEKGIWYDIEMQIAEQGYYDKRALYYWSKVYSDQIESGDDFELLRKTIGINILDFNYLKEEDFHNIYRMYNEKTKEEFSDLFEMHFIELNKFKKDYKDIKTALDRWVSFLNRAYEIDKDEIPKELGEDENIKIAIEKLDIMYLDKEEREIYENDLKALRIHKAEIKTAEENGIKKGREEGEKKKAFEIAKNLLDVLDNETIAIKTGLTIDEIEKLRYN